The genomic region GAGGCGGCCCTCACCTACCTCGGCGGGATGCTCACGCTGCCCGGCTTCACCAACAAGGCGTCGGAGACCGAGGACGAGCAGATCCGCCGCTACCTCGGCCGCCGCGAGCAGCAGCGCCCCTGATCCGGTGACCCGGTAGCGACCCTCAGCCCTGCCGGCGTCGCGGGCGCGTCCGGGTGCTGCGGCCTCCCGAGCCCCTGCTCGTGGCCGCCGGGGCGAGGCCCTCGACCGGGCCGTCGTCGATGCGGCGGCGGAGGTCGACGAGCCGGTCGCGCAGCTCGGCGGCCTGCTCGAACTCCAGGTCGCGGGCGGCGCGCTTCATCTCCCGCTCGACGTCGCGCGCCAGCCGCAGCAGCTCGTCGGGGGGCAGCCCGGCCGACTCCTGGAAGGCCGCGGCGCGGGTCGCCTGGTCCTCGCGCGACCGCTCCAGCTGGTACACGGCCTTGACGATGGTCTGCGGAGTGATGCCGTGCTCGAGGTTGTGGGCGACCTGGATGGTGCGGCGCCGGTCGGTCTCGTCGAGGGCCTGGCGCATCGCGTCCGACATCCGGTCGGCGTACATGATCACCTGGCCGTTGACGTTGCGCGCGGCGCGGCCGATGGTCTGGATCAGCGAGCGGTAGCCGCGGAGGTATCCCTCCTTGTCGGCGTCGAGGATGCCGATAAACGACACCTCGGGGAGGTCGAGGCCCTCGCGGAGCAGGTTGATGCCGACGAGCACGTCGAAGACCCCGAGGCGGAGGTCGCGGATGATCTCCACCCGCTCGAGGGTGTCGATGTCGCTGTGCAGGTAGCGCACCTTCACCCCGGTCTCGCGCAGGTAGTCGGTCAGGTCCTCGGCCATCTTCTTGGTGAGGGTGGTGACCAGGCTGCGCTCGCCGCGCTCGGTGTGGCGCCGGATCTCGGTGAGCAGGTCGTCGATCTGCCCCTCGCTGGGACGCACCTCGACCGTCGGGTCGATCAGCCCGGTCGGCCGGATGATCTGCTCGACGGTCCTCTCCGACCGCTGCATCTCGTAGGGGCCCGGGGTGGCGCTGACGTACAGCAGCTGGCCGACCATCCCGTCCCACTCCTGGAAGGTGAGCGGGCGGTTGTCGAGCGCGGAGGGAAGCCGGAACCCGTACTCGACCAGGGGGATCTTCCGCGAGCGGTCGCCGCCGTACATGCCGCCGATCTGGGGCACGGCGACGTGGGACTCGTCGACGATCACCAGCGCGTCGTCGGGGAGGAAGTCGAGCAGGCAGTGGGGCCGCTCGCCCTCGCCCCGGCCGCTGAGGTGGCGGCTGTAGTTCTCGACACCGGCGCAGCTGCCGGTCTCGCGGAGCATCTCCAGGTCGAAGTTGGTGCGCTGGCGCAGCCGCTGCGCCTCCAGCAGCCGGCCGCGGGCCTCCAGCTCGCCGCTCCGCTCCTCCAGCTCGGCCTCGATCCGCCGCACCGCACGCTCGAGCTTGTCGCGCGGGGTGACGTAGTGGGTGGCGGGGAACACGGTGAGCTCGTCGCGCACCCGCAGGATCTCGCCGGTGAGCGGGTCGAGGTCGCGGATCGCCTCCACCTCGTCGCCGAAGAACTCGATGCGGGTGGCCACCTGCTCGTACGACGGCTGGATGTCGACGACGTCGCCGCGCACCCGGAAGCGGGAGCGGCCGAAGTCGAGATCGTTGCGCACGTACTGCAGGTCGGTGAGCTTGCGCAGCACGATGTCGCGGCGGATGGTGTCGCCGACCTTCACGCTCAGCGACTCGCCGAGGTAGTTCTCGGGTGAGCCGATGCCGTAGATGCAGGAGATCGACGCGACCACGATGACGTCACGCCGGGTGAGCAGCGCGCGGGTGGCGCTGTTGCGCAGCCGGTCGATCTCGTCGTTGCGCGACGAGTCCTTCTCGATGTACGTGTCGGTGCGCGCGATGTACGCCTCGGGCTGGTAGTAGTCGTAGTACGAGACGAAGTACTCGACCGCGTTGCGCGGGAAGAACTCGCGGAACTCCGCCCAGAGCTGGGCCGCCAGCGTCTTGTTGGGCGAGAGCACCAGCGTCGGCCGCTGCAGCTGCTGGATGACGTGCGCACAGGTGAACGTCTTGCCGGAGCCGGTGACGCCGAGCAGAACCTGCTCTCGGAGCCCCGCGGAGACGCCCTCGGCGAGCCCGGCCAGCGCCGCCGGCTGGTCGCCCGCGGGTTGGTAGGCGGAGACGAGCTCGAACCGTGGCATCAGCGTCCAGTCTACCCACGACCGGCCGCGCCGAGACCTCCCCCCGGGAGGTCGGAACCCTCGGGGACGCCCCGGCGTTGTCCCGACCGTGGCGGGCGGCGCAGCCCGCCCCGTGGGGGAGACCAGGACCATGCACCGCATCCCGACCCGTCCGTGGGCGTCCGCCGCCCTGCTCGCCGTCACCCTCGCCACCGGCTGCGGATCGCCCCCGGCGGCCGCCGGCTCCGCCGCCCCGGCGAGCGGCACCGCCGCCCCGGCGGCGGCCACCTCGGCGGCGGCCGGCGCGGTCGCGACCAGCACCACCGCGCCCACGCCGGTCCCCACCGCGGCCCCGCTGCCGTGCAGCAGCGCGCCGGTCGAGCGGACCGTCGCCGGGGCCTCGGGCACCGCCCGGGTCCTCGACGTCGCCGCCGCCTCCCACGAGAGCGCCGGCTACGACCGCTTCGTGATCCGGCTGAGCGGCGCCCCCAGCTCGTACCGGGTGGTCACCCAGGGCACCCCCGACTTCTTCGAGGACGCCAGCGGCCGCCCGGTCACCCTCGAGGGCACCGCCGGGGTGCGGGTCAGCCTCCAGGGCGTCGCCGGCGCCCCCGCCTACGCCGGCCCCACCGACCTCCACCCGGGGCTCGCCCAGCTCCGCGAGGCGCGCCAGACCGGGGCGTTCGAGGGGGTGGTCAGCTGGGGCCTCGGCCTCGCCGGCGCGGGCTGCATCCGGGTCCTGCCCCCGACCGCCGCCGCCCCCACCCAGCTGGTCGTCGACATCTCCACCCGGTAGGAGCCGGGAGTCGTCCATCCGCCGTCGCCATCCGGAGACGGTCCCATCACGGCGGCGCCGGGGCGCGGGGCGGTGCGGCACCCTTTCGGCGATGAGCGTCCTCTCCCCTGCCCCGCCGCGCCCGGCCGCCCCCAACTTCCCCTCCCGGCCCGGGTCGTGGGACGAGCTCGGCGTCCCCCAGAACCTGGTCTCCGACATCGTCCTCAAGATGCTCTACTTCAACGGGACGCTCCAGGGCCGGGAGATCGCCCAGCGCGTCTGCGTGCCCTGGCCCTTCGTCAGCGAGGTGCTCAAGGGCCTCTCCGACCAGGGCTGCGTGCAGTCGACCGGGTTCAAGCAGGGGATCGCCGGGGTGCAGCTGCTCCCCGACGAGGACATCGGGGCGGCGATGACCTACATGATCGCCACCTCCGGGCGTGCCCGGGCCCGCGACCTCTGCGAGATCAGCCAGTACATCGGCCCGGTCCCGGTTCCGTTCGAGACCTACGCCGAGGTCGCCCAGCAGGACTCGCTCCGCGAGCACCAGGTGAGCCTCGAGCAGCTCCAGGCCGCGCTCGGCCATCTCACCCTCGCCGACGACACCCTGCTCACCCTCGGCCCGGCGGTCAACGAGCGCCACACGCTGTTCATCTACGGCGCCCCCGGCAACGGCAAGACCTCGATCGCCGAGGCGCTCTGCCGGCTGATGGGGCCGCCGATCTTCGTGCCCCACGCCCTCCACGTGCACGGCCAGGTGATCCGCTTCTTCGACCCGGTGCACCACCTCCCCCACCCCGCCGACCTCCCCGAGCACGACCGCCGCTGGGTGCTGGTGGAGCGTCCCGCCGTCATCGTCGGCGGCGAGCTCACCCCGGAGATGCTCGACCTCGCCTTCGACCGCAGCCTCGGCTACTACGAGGCGAGCACCCAGCTGAAGGCGAACGGCGGCATCTTCCTGGTCGACGACTTCGGCCGGCAGGCGGCGCTCTCGCCGCAGAACTTCTTCAACCGGCTCATCGTCCCGCTGGAGAAGGGCTACGACCACCTCACCCTGGCCCGCGCCGGGACCAGCATCACCGCGCCGTTCGTCTGCATGCTGGTCCTCTCCAGCAACCTCGAGCCCACCCAGCTGGTCGACGAGGCGTTCCTGCGCCGGCTCCACTTCAAGGTGGCGATCCCGGGCCCGACCGAGGCCGCCTACCGCGCCATCTGGCGGCGGGCCTGCGCGGCCGCGGGGGTCGAGTACAACGACACCGCGATCGACCACCTGCTCCACCAGTGGTACCTGCGCCACGACCCGCAGCGGCCGTTCCGCGGGGTCCACCCCCGGGACATCCTCAAGCACGTCACCCAGGCGGCACGGTTCCGCGGGCGCGAGGTGCGGCTCGACCGCGACCTCGTCGACGCCGCCTGCTCCGCCTACTTCCTGATGAGCGGCGCCGAGGAGGGCTAGGTTCCAGCCCGCGGCTTCACGAACCTTCACAGATCATGATGACGCGTTCGGCGGAGCCCGCCTAGAGTGCAGCCGCATGAGCACCATCGCACGTGAGGTCAACATCCTCCTGGTCGAGGACAACCCCGGCGACGTCCGGCTCACGATCGAGGCGCTGCGGGACGGAAGGATCGCCAACCAGTTGCACGTCGCCCACGACGGCGAGGATGCGATGGACTTCGCGCGGCAGCAGGGGCGCCACACCGGCGCTCCCCGGCCGGATCTCATCCTGCTCGATCTGAACCTCCCCAAGAAGGACGGTCGCGAGGTGCTCGAGGAGCTGAAGAGCGACCCCGATCTCCACCGGATCCCCGTGATCGTGCTCACCACGTCCTCCGCCGAGCAGGACGTGCTGCGCTCGTACGACCTCCATGCCAACTGCTTCATCAGCAAGCCGATCGGCTACGACGATTTCATCACGGCCGTCCGCAGCATCGAGAACTTCTGGCTGAAGCTGGTCCAGCTCCCGCCAGGATGAGCGACGCCGCCGAGAACAGAGTGGGCGCTCGCATCCTCCTGATCGAGGACAACGTGGGTGATGCCCGGCTGGTCGCGCTGATGCTGGGCGAGGGTGGGGACACCCCCTTCGAGCTGCAGCACGTCGACCACCTCGACGCCGCCTGGGACTGTCTCCCCGGGGCAGGCTGCGTGCTCGTCGACCTGAGCCTTCCCGACGCCGACGGTCTCGAGGCGGTGGAGCGGCTGCAGCTGCTGGCGCCGGAGCTGCCGATCATCGTGCTCACCGGGCGCGACGACCTCGGCCTCGCCATCGAGGCGCTGCAGAAGGGCGCCCAGGACTATCTCATCAAGGGTCGGGTCGACGGCCAGCTGCTCAACCGGGCCCTCCGCTACGCCATCGAACGCAAGCGGGCGGAGATCGCCCTCGCCCACCAGGCCCTGCACGACCCGCTCACCGGGCTGCCCAACCGCGCGCTGTTCGTGGACCGCCTCGAACAGGCGCTGGTGCGCAACCTGCGCCGGTCGTCGACCATCGCCGTGCTCTTCGTCGACCTGGATCGGTTCAAGGTCGTGAACGACAGCCTGGGCCACGCCGCCGGCGACCGGGTGCTCTCCGTGCTCGGCGAGCGGCTGTGCTCGGTGCTCCGCCCCGGCGACACCGTGGCCCGCTTCGGGGGCGACGAGTTCACCGTCCTCTGCACCGACCTCGAGGACGAGAAGGAGGCCTTCGCCATCGCCGAGCGGATCACCGCGGTGCTGGCGACGCCCTTCGACCTCGAGGGGGCTGCGGTGGTGCTGACGGCGAGCATCGGCATCGCGCTGGCGACCGCCGACCACCCGGACGCGCACACCCTGATCCGCAACGCCGACGCCGCCATGTACCGGGCCAAGGAGCACGGCCGGGCGCGCTGGCTCCTCTTCGACGAGGCCATCCACCGGCGCGCCGTCGAGCGGCTGGAGACCGAGGTCGCGCTGCGCCGCTCGCTCGAGGCCGGCGACTTCCGCCTCCACTACCAGCCCATCGTCGACGCCGACGGCGGCCTTGCCGGGTTCGAGGCGCTGGTCCGCTGGCAGCACCCGAGCCGGGGCCTGGTGGCACCCGCGGACTTCATCCCGCTGGCGGAGGAGACCGGTCTCATCGAGCGGCTCGGCGCCTGGGTGATCACCGAGGCCTGCCGGCAGGCGCGCCGCTGGCAGGGGATGAGGCCCGGCGGTCACCCGCTGCTGATGTCGGTGAACGTCTCCGCACGGCAGCTCCGCACCCTGTCGATGGGTGAGCTGGTGGTCGACGCGCTGCGCTCCGGCGGGCTGCCACCGCAGGACCTCTGCCTGGAGATCACCGAGAGCGCGCTGATCGAGGATGTCGACGCCACCATGGAGGCGCTCGAGGCGCTCCATGCGGTGGGGGTGCGTCTCGCCGTCGACGACTTCGGCACCGGGTACACGACGCTCAAGAACCTCAAGCGCTTTCCCATCGACATCATCAAGGTCGACGCGTCCTTCGTCGCCGGGCTCGGCCGGGATCGCGGCGACGCCGCCATCACCATGGCCGTCATCCGCCTCGCCCACGCGCTGGGCATGGTCACCGTCGCCGAGGGGGTGGAGACCGAGCAGCAGCTCGATCTGCTGCGCACCCTGGGCTGCGACATGGTTCAGGGCTACCACCTCGGCCGCCCGCTCCCCGCCGACGAGGCGATGGCGCGGTGGCGGGTACCGGCGGGGGTGGGACGATGACCCGGACCGTCGACGTCATCTCCTGGGTCAGCGCCGGCGGCTACGTCCTGATGACCGTGCTCACCGTGGCCTCGTGGGCGCGGCAGCGGACGATGCAGCGTGCCCTGCTCGCGATCGCCATCGGTCTGCTGGGCATGCTCAGCGTGGTCGGACGCGTGCAGGCCGTCACCGGCCACCGGTCGCTGCTGCTCGCCCACCTCACCATCCCCGCCTTCCTCGCCTCCGGGTACGCGCTCGCGCTCTTCCGGCACAGCGTGATGCGCACGTCGCGGGTGGGGCTCGCGGCGCTCTTCGCCGCCCTGGTGGCGGTGAGCGCCGGATCGGTGGCGGTGCGGCTTCCCAGCGGCCTCGTGCCCGCGCCCACGGCGACGCAGTGGACCCTGGTGTGGGGCATGGTGCTGCTCTGGAGCGGCTGCGTGGTCGAGCCGGCGACGCGGTTCTGGCTCGCCTCCGCCGGCCGTCCGACGCTGCAGCGCGCCCGGCTGCGGGCGCTGAGCGCGGGCTACGGCTCCATCGTGGTGCTCCTGGTCGCCGCCCTGGGGGTCGGCATCGTCGCCGGACCCCGTCTCGCCCTCGACGAGCGCTACCAGCTGGTGGTCTCGATCCTGGGCGCGGCCACCGTCCCGCTCCTGTACGTCGGCTTCGCCCCGCCCCGCTGGCTGCGCCGGCTCTGGCGCGACCGGGAGGAGTCGGCGCTGCGCCGGGCCACCGCCGAGCTGCTCCTCGAGAGCGATGCCGGACGGCTCGCCGACCGCTCCCTGGACTGGGCGCTGCGACTGGTGGGGGCCGACCGTGGTCTGATCCTCGGACCCGGCCGGCAGCTGCTCGCCGCCCGCGACATCGACCCCTCCATCGCCGGGGAGCTGATCACCCTCGACCCCGGCCGCGGTGCCCACCTGGTCAGGGTCGGCCCGGCCGCCGGCGGCGTCGCCCTGGTCGCGCCGCTGCCGCTCGACGGCGAGCCGGGGTTGATCGTCGTGGTCCCCGGCGCCTTCACCCCGGTGTTCGGCGGCGACGAGGTGACCCGGCTGGGCGAGTACGCCGTCTCGGTGGCATCGGCGCTGGAGCGCGCCCGGCTGGTCGAGGCGCTGGCAGCGCAGACCCGGCGGCACGAGAGCATCCTCTCCGCGATGAGCGACCTCGGCGAGGGGTTCGTGATGACCCGCGCCGGACGGATCGTCTACGCGAACGAGGCCTTCTGCGGCCTCACCGGCCACTCCCTGGACGAGCTGCTCCTGCTCCCCGCCGTCACCGCGCTGGTCGCGCCCGAGAAGCGCGCGACCGAGCTCGACGGCCAGGTGCTGCCAGATCACCTCCCGACCGCCCTGCTCACCCGGGACGGCCGGCGCGTGGAGGTCGAGGTGGCCGGGAGGCTCCTGGACACCGATCCGTGGGAGCCGTCCATCGCCATCTGCCGCGATATCACCCAGCGACGCCGCGACGAGCAGGAGCTGGCCCGCCGCTCCCGCGAGCTGGAGCGGTCCAACGCCGCCCTCGAGGAGTTCGCCTACATCGCCTCGCACGACCTGCAGGAGCCCCTGCGCATGGTGGCGAGCTACCTCGAGCTGCTCGAGCGCCGCCACGGGGAGCGGCTGAACGACGAGGCGGAGGAGTTCCTCGGTTTCGCCGTGGACGGGGCGAGGCGGATGCAGGCGCTGATCAACGACCTCCTCCTCTACTCGCGGGCGGGTGGCCAGGCGGCTCTCGTGCCCACCGACTGTGGCGCCGTCGTCGCCACCGTGCTGGCCACCCTGCGCCCCAGCATCGAGGACGCCGGGGCCCGGGTCGTGGTCGAGCCGCTGCCCACCGTCGAGGGCGACCGGACTCAGCTCGCCCAGGTCTTCCAGAACCTGATCGCCAACGCCATCAAGTTCCGGGGCGCGCAGCCGCCCCAGATCGTGATCGGCGCCGAGCGCCGCGGTGAGGAGTGGCGGTTCAGCGTGCGCGACAACGGCATCGGGATCGAGCGACGCCATGCCGAGCGCATCTTCATGGTCTTCAAGCGCCTGCACCCGCAGGCCGAGTACCCGGGAACGGGCATCGGCCTGGCGATCTGCCGCCGGGTGGTGGATCGACACGGCGGCCGCATCTGGGTCGAGCCGGCACCCGGGGGCGGGTCGGTGTTCCGGTTCACCCTTCCGGCGGCGGTCGCCACCCCAACCCGGACCGAGGCGATGCTCGCGGGATACCCGGCCGGCGCCGAGGAGGTCTAACCCCCGCTGTAGGCGGTCGCGGTCACGCTGCCGCCGTCGTGGAGTGTCGGCGGCGGTCCCACCACCACCTGCGCCCCGGAGGAGAGCCCCGACAGCACCGTCACCGTGGTCGAGCCCGCCGCGGGGGGCGACACCGTCACCGGCTGGCGGAGCGCGCGCCCGCGCACGACCACGAACACCACCGGCCTGTTGATGTCGGGGTCGATGACCACCGCGCCGAGCGGCAGCAGCTCGCCGCCGCCGGCCACGTCTTTCGCCGGCGCCACCTGGACGGCGATGTCGCCGCGCCCGTGCAGCCCGGCGAGCACGCCCGCGAGCAGGCCGACGATCACGGCGCACACCAGCGCCACGGTGGCCTGCTCCGACCGGACCCGCCAGCCACCCCTCACGCCGGTGCGCGGTGGGGCACCGGTCATGCGGCTCCTTCGGCGAGCGCGCCGGAGTTCGAGCTGCGCTCGCGCCAGCGCTGCAGCACCACCAGGGTCCAGAGGACGTGGGCGTGGTTGAAGCGGCCGGAGACGTGCTCGTCCATCAGGCGGGTGCACTCACGGGTGTCGAACCACTCCGACGCCGAGCCCGAGGTGAGCAGGTCGCGCATCATCGGCTGGAGCTCGCCGCGAAGCCAGTGCTTCATCGGCATCGAGAAGCCCTCCTTCGGCCGGGTGAGGATCTCCGCCGGTACCAGCGGGCGGATGGCGTGGCGCAGCACCCGCTTGCGCAGGCCACCGTGGAGGTGCATCGACGCGGGCATGCGGGCGGCGAACTCGGCCACCTCGTAGTCGAGGAACGGGCTGCGCGCCTCCAGCGCCACCGCCATCGAGGCCCGGTCGACCTTGGCGAGGATGTCGTCGGGGAGCCAGAGCTTGATGTCCACCCACTGGCGGCGGGAGAGCGGCTCGACGGCGCGCGCGGCCTCGAGCAGCGAGCGTCCCAGCCGCTCCGGCGCACCGGTCTCGGCGAGCGGCGACAGCGGCCCGCGGTAGAGGCGCAGCTTCTCGCCGGCGTGGGCGTGGATCAGCCAGGCGAGGTGCTCCAGCCCGGCGCCGCTCTGCACCCCCTCGCTGAAGCGCTTCATCTTGTTGACCAGCCCCTTCTTCTTGCTGGTCGGGGGCACCCGGCGCAGCGCCGAGTCGACCGCCCAGCGCAGCGGGCCGGGGATCCGCTGGTAGCGGTCGGCGAGCGCCGCGGCCCGGTACCAGTCGTAGCCGCCGAAGACCTCGTCGCCGCCGTCGCCGCTGATCACCACGGTGACGTGGCGCCGAGCCATCCGCGACACCGCGTACGTGGGGATGAGGCTGACGTCGGCGAGGGGCTCGTCGAGGGCGCGCTCGAGGGCCTCGAGGGCGAGCGCGGGGCTGGCGGCGACGATCTCCTCGTGGTGCTCGGCGCCGGCGCGCTGGGCCACGATGCGGGCGAACTCCACCTCGTTGTACGAGGCGTCGTCGAAGCCGATCGAGAAGGTCTTGGGGGTGTGGCCGAGGTCGGCCATCAGGCCCACCACCGCGCTGGAGTCGACGCCTCCGCTGAGCAGCGCGCCCAGGGGGGCGTCGGAGATCATCCTCAGCTCGGTGGCCCGGCGCAGCCGCGCCCGGCACTCCTCGGCCCAGTCGTCGAGCGAGCGCACCGGGGCGGTGTGCCCGGTGAACTCCAGCTCCCACCAGCGGCGCACCGTGACCACGCCGTCGCGCCACTGCAGCCAGGTGCCCGGCTCCAGCTTGCGGACGTTGCGCCACATCGTCCAGGGGGCGGGGACGTGCTCGTAGCTGATGTAGAGGTCGACGGCCTCGTGGTCGATCTCCCGCGGCATCCGCGACCAGCGCTCGAGGGCGCGGAGCTCGCTGGCGAAGACCAGGCACTCGGAGTCGGCGTAGTAGTACATCGGCTTGACCCCGAGGCGGTCGCGCACCAGGGTCATGGTCCGGGTCGACGGATCCCAGTGGCCGAAGGCGAACATGCCGTTGAAGCGGCTCAGCGCGCCCTCCAGCCCCCACTGGCGGAGGGCGAGGAGCACCACCTCGGTGTCGCAGCGGGTGTGGGTCTCGACCCCGTGGCTGGCGAGCTCGGCGGCGATCTCCTGGAAGTTGTAGATCTCGCCGTTGAAGGTGATCCAGGTGTTCCCGGGGCCCTGCATCGGCTGGTGGCCGGCGGGGCTCAGGTCGAGGATGGCGAGGCGGCGCTGGGCGAGGCCGAAGCCGTCGTCGACGTGCTGACCCTCGTCGTCCGGCCCCCGATGGGCGAGGGCGTCGTTCATCGCGCGCAGGTCGACGGGCCCGACACGGCGCGGGTCGAGGGTCGCGTAGCCGGTGATGCCGCACATTCAGGGTGTCTCCTGGCCGCCCGCCGCCACACGGCCTCCGTCGGGCCGCGGGGCCACGCCGGCCCTCCGGTGAGTCAACGGAGCAGGCGCGCGGTTCTTGCTGTGCACCCTCACGCGACGTGGGCGTCGAGGTCGTTCCCGCCGCCGGGAACCGCCGCGGGCTCGAGGCGGCGGACCGCCGCGTCCAGGGTGCGCTGGTCGGGATACGGGGCGCCCAGCTTGACATAGGCGCGGGCGGTGCCCTCGACGAAGGCGCGGATGCTGAAGTGCCGCTCGCCCCGCTCGCGCGCGCCGGTGCCCAGCCGCGCCGCCAGCGCCGGGTCGGCGAGGACCGCGTCGATGCCCGCCGCCAGCGAGGCCGCGTCGGGCTCGACCAGCAGCGCCGAGAGGTCGTCGAGGACCTGGGTGTGGCTCTCGATGCGGGTGGCGACGATGGGCACGCCGCTGTGCATGTACGAGTAGATCTTCAGCGGGGTGTTGCTGCCGCTGGAGCGCGGCGAGACCAGCACGTCGGCCGCGGCCATGCAGGTGGTCATCTCCTGCGGCGGGCGCATGCCGGTGAGCAGCACCCGGTCGCCGAGGCCGAGGCCGTCGGCCTGGGCACGCAGGTCGGCGACCTGGTCGGGACGCCCGCCCACCACCACCAGGCGCGGCCGGCGGCCGGCGGGGGTGGGGCGCACGTGGCTCATCGCCTCGATCAGCAGGGGCATGCCCTGGTAGGGCTCGAGGGTGCCGGTGTAGAGCACCACCGGCTCCCCGTCCGGGGCCCACCCGGCGCGCATCCCGGCGGCCAGGGCGTGGTTGGGACGGGGCTCGACGGGGACGTTGTAGACGATCTCCGCGTCGGTGCCGGGGACGTGCTTCTCGGCCTCGCGGGCGAGCGAGGGGAACACCACGATGACCGAGCGGGCGCTGCCGAGCATCTTCCGCTCCAGCCACTCGAAGGTGCGGACCACCGGGTGGCGCTCGCCGAGCCCGTAGTTGGTCAGCACCACGCCGAGGCCGTTGTGCATGTCGTAGAGGTGGGGGATGCCGAGCAGGCGGCTGAACCACCAGCCGAAGACCCCGGCCTCCTCGTGGGTGTGGACCACGTCGTAGCTCCTCCGCCCCCGGAGCACCCGGGCGGTGGCGCGGGCGAGCACCGCCGCGTCGAGCGGCAGCTTGGCCGCCGAGGGGCCGATCTTCACCGAGCGGATCCCGGGGATGCGCGGAGCGCGCAGCCAGCGGACGCCGTCGATGGCGATGTCCTCGCCGAGGGGATAGGTGACCAGGTCCACGGTGTGGCCGAGGGCCGCGAGCGCCCGGCAGCGGTTGACGACGCTGATCGGCGTGCCCCGCGGGGAGAACACCGGCTGGGGAGCGATCATCAGGATGTTCACGAGGCGATCCTCTGGCTGATGCG from Candidatus Dormiibacterota bacterium harbors:
- a CDS encoding glycosyltransferase family 4 protein, yielding MNILMIAPQPVFSPRGTPISVVNRCRALAALGHTVDLVTYPLGEDIAIDGVRWLRAPRIPGIRSVKIGPSAAKLPLDAAVLARATARVLRGRRSYDVVHTHEEAGVFGWWFSRLLGIPHLYDMHNGLGVVLTNYGLGERHPVVRTFEWLERKMLGSARSVIVVFPSLAREAEKHVPGTDAEIVYNVPVEPRPNHALAAGMRAGWAPDGEPVVLYTGTLEPYQGMPLLIEAMSHVRPTPAGRRPRLVVVGGRPDQVADLRAQADGLGLGDRVLLTGMRPPQEMTTCMAAADVLVSPRSSGSNTPLKIYSYMHSGVPIVATRIESHTQVLDDLSALLVEPDAASLAAGIDAVLADPALAARLGTGARERGERHFSIRAFVEGTARAYVKLGAPYPDQRTLDAAVRRLEPAAVPGGGNDLDAHVA